The DNA segment CACGCAACACCGCGTGTAGTCCACGGTGATGTGAGAGCTAGCAATGTGTTGCTAAACTCTGAGTATGAAGCTCGGGTTACGGATTTTGGATATGGTAAACTGATGCCAGATGATGAGGCCAAGAATGATAATAACAATGGGTATCTCTCACCAGAGTGTGTTGCATCAGAAGCAGGGGATGTGTTTAGTTTTGGTATCTTATTGCTGGAACTGGTTAGTGGCAAGAGACCAGTGGAGAGGCTCAACGCAACAACAAAGAGGGGTATAACGGAGTGGGTGTTACCACTTGTTTACGAGGGAAAGTTTGGTGAGATAGTGGATGAGAGGGTGAAAGAGGAGGAAGTGGGAGAAAGGTTGAAGAAAGTAGTGTTGGTGGGTCTTTTGTGTGCTCAGAGAGAGCCGGAGATGAGACCAACAATGTCTCAAGTGGTGGAGATGTTAATGAATGAGTCAAAGGAGAAAATATCTGAACTTGAAGCCAATCCTCTGTTCAAGAAACCATGTAGTGGTGAAGAGAACCATAGAGAGGATCAGGAGGGAGCAGATGTGATCTCAGAAGAGAAGGATGATCAtcagcaacaagaagaagagtagGGATCTTTAGGTACAGAAAGTTTGTTCTCGCAGATTGTTTTTTACTATCTTCTGTTCATATTGTTGTGATTGATTTGATTGATTTGGTGTTTGTAAGGAGTGGTATTGGTATGTAAAGGCAGAGTGTTGTGTTACTTTTGGGTCTTGCTTGAAAGATTGATACTTATATTTATGTATGATACTGAGACTTTTACACTCTACCACACTCTTTTCACAATGATCTGATAAGGATTAAACCTGATAACACTTCCTTCTCGATCTTGTTCTTCTTCCCAGTCTCAGTACTTGCAccataatatttcaaaaaaaaaataacttttcgAGACATTGGACTACATTCTGCAGTCTCAGTTCTCCACATCATTGCTATCTAATCTACCTAAAAGTTACACTTTTTGCACCATGAATGGCTCTGATCAAAGAAAATAGAAGAATCAAACCAACACAGAGTGTGATGAACAACAACACAAGCTCTTATACATAAGAAGCAGAGCAGGGAGAAATAGAAGACATTTATTTACATTTGCATATAGTGAATCTAAGCTTTAGAGAGCCATTTCGAGTCAACGGAGTCAAAAGCTTAATTAACCACACAACGTTCGAGTTAACGGAGTCAGAGCTTTTTAACTAATCAGCACGTGCGGACCCGCTTTGCTGTGCGTGATGCATCCCTCCACCGTACACGTGTCCCTGATGATGATGCCCCATCGTCACTATCCCACCGTACATCCCTCCTCCCGCAATCGCACtgtatcctcctcctcctccaactccgccgccgccgctggAGCTCCCATTTCCTCCGCCGCCGCCTTCCTTATCGCCCTGTCTCCCGGTGGTCGTGGTCGTTGTCCTCTCCCCTTCCACCTCCCTGTACTTCTGAAGGTAAATCTTCAACGGCTCCACGTAATCCTCGAACCCTAGCGTCGTCATCGCCCACAGCAGATCGTCGCCGTTGatcgtcttcctcttctctctctggCACTTGTCGGAGGCCTCTCCGGTGACGAAGCTTATGAACTCCGATACGCACTCCTGTACCGTCTCTTTCGCGTCCTTTGAGATTTTCGCGTTCGCCGGTAATGCTTTCTTCATGATCCGACTCACGTTCGCGATCGGGAGGAATCTATCCTGCTCACGCGACGACGCGCTGCCTCCGTCCTTGTGACCGCCGGAATCGTTGTCGGAGTCTGCCATCGGGAACGGCGAACGGTTAATCGGAGGTCGCGgcgacagagagagagagggag comes from the Raphanus sativus cultivar WK10039 unplaced genomic scaffold, ASM80110v3 Scaffold1369, whole genome shotgun sequence genome and includes:
- the LOC130504131 gene encoding nuclear transcription factor Y subunit B-3-like, with the translated sequence MADSDNDSGGHKDGGSASSREQDRFLPIANVSRIMKKALPANAKISKDAKETVQECVSEFISFVTGEASDKCQREKRKTINGDDLLWAMTTLGFEDYVEPLKIYLQKYREVEGERTTTTTTGRQGDKEGGGGGNGSSSGGGGVGGGGGYSAIAGGGMYGGIVTMGHHHQGHVYGGGMHHAQQSGSARAD
- the LOC130504130 gene encoding PTI1-like tyrosine-protein kinase At3g15890, yielding MNLFSSCCGKGSDGGKEAKTEPPRKVFSLKELHAATNSFNYDNKLGEGRFSSVYWGQLSDGSQIAVKRLKSWSNREDINFALEVDILSRIRHKNVLSVRGYCDEGQERLLVYEYMPNLSLVSHLHGQHSAECILDCTKRLKIAISAAQAIAYLHHHATPRVVHGDVRASNVLLNSEYEARVTDFGYGKLMPDDEAKNDNNNGYLSPECVASEAGDVFSFGILLLELVSGKRPVERLNATTKRGITEWVLPLVYEGKFGEIVDERVKEEEVGERLKKVVLVGLLCAQREPEMRPTMSQVVEMLMNESKEKISELEANPLFKKPCSGEENHREDQEGADVISEEKDDHQQQEEE